The Candidatus Scalindua japonica genome includes the window GTGTGTAAATGGTATCGCATTATTGTAAACCATACCGTGCGTATAATTTGGGTTACCAATGTTTTCTACCAACTCATAGCCAATCCAGGTATACATTTTTCCCATGGTAATTGGAAGTTTCTTTCCAAGTACCGGCGCATTCCAGGTAATATTTGCTACTGCTAAAGAAAATCTATCGTTTGTACCTGAATCATTAGCACCAGAAACAGAAGCATCAAGAGAGGCATCATGAGAGTGTGCTAAAGTGGTGCCTGTTCTGCCTGCTGCTGTGCCTCCAAGCGTAGTAGTTGCTGCAGAAGCGGCATCATCATTTCCAGGGCCAAAGAAAGTAATACCTTGTGTCAATTCGCCCATATATATATGAGCCTGCCAGCCTATCGGGTGTTCGTCGGTTGCTTCCTTGTCAAAAAACATTGCAAAGTTTTGTAGCGAAAATGTGTTGTCATCATTTTCACCTATGAAGTTTACCTTACGATTTGCATTCCTGTTAGAAACATTTTCACCGGAGTTTCTCAGGTTATACATGAAATTGGTATCGATAAAACCACCAACGGTTACACCTTTGAACAAACCGCTTAAAATTGCAGAGCCTGCCATTGCCTCATTAACTGCGGAAGAGATATCTTCGCTCATTATTTCAGCCCTGATTTCGTCTTTGAAATCAGCCGTTATGACATCTCTCAGGCCAATTGTTGCCTCTTGTATATCAGCCTTTGTTTCGCTTTTAAGTTCGGCCATTAACTCTTGCTTGAGTTCTGCCTTTAATTCTTCTCTAAGTTCAGCTTTCAGCGCTTCCATATCTATACTCTGCGCAAAAGAGACACTGCCTAACATCAAAACTGCGAACATTGGCAGCAACAAATAAAATTTGATTTTAGCTATCATTCATTTACCTCCCCATAACATAATAAAAAATTAAAATTCTATAATTTTCCAGCATGCATAAACGGACGCTACACACCAGAAAATACACATACATATAAAGGCTTTAAATACTTTCAATATACTAAAACGGCTGATATCGTCTGACGCAAACTGG containing:
- a CDS encoding outer membrane beta-barrel protein; translation: MIAKIKFYLLLPMFAVLMLGSVSFAQSIDMEALKAELREELKAELKQELMAELKSETKADIQEATIGLRDVITADFKDEIRAEIMSEDISSAVNEAMAGSAILSGLFKGVTVGGFIDTNFMYNLRNSGENVSNRNANRKVNFIGENDDNTFSLQNFAMFFDKEATDEHPIGWQAHIYMGELTQGITFFGPGNDDAASAATTTLGGTAAGRTGTTLAHSHDASLDASVSGANDSGTNDRFSLAVANITWNAPVLGKKLPITMGKMYTWIGYELVENIGNPNYTHGMVYNNAIPFTHMGVSFDVTEFLPSDKWGLKLYYVNGWDTYIDNNEGKSYGAYLSYQPNDDFFISLAAINGPETSMDGSGGFNGSNSSQNVFMYDVVMTYALPQVDKLSLGFNWDHGRAKENGFDDGSATLAADNSAGSSAHWWAMVYYAMYDFTDNQQGALRYEYFDDDDGAKGFGHSMYSITYTHNITIANNLLLRPEIRYNKYNVSDAQEEAGMGLVHGADGEFTNDDEIVLAFGTEYVF